Proteins co-encoded in one Meiothermus sp. genomic window:
- the nuoI gene encoding NADH-quinone oxidoreductase subunit NuoI yields the protein MSIAALAQSMGITLKALFSKPVTIPYPDAPVPLKPRFHGRHVLTRHPNGLEKCIGCSLCAAACPAYAIYVEAAENDPQNPVSAGERYARVYEINMLRCIFCGLCEEACPTGAVVMGYDFEMADYRYSDFVYGKEDMLVEVEGTKPQRREAAYTGKPVKRGYSVPYVRAELEGFKPPK from the coding sequence GTGAGCATTGCTGCGCTGGCGCAAAGCATGGGTATAACCCTGAAGGCGCTGTTTTCCAAACCGGTGACCATTCCCTATCCGGATGCCCCCGTGCCCCTGAAGCCCCGCTTCCACGGGCGGCACGTGCTGACCCGTCATCCCAACGGCCTCGAAAAGTGCATTGGCTGCTCGCTTTGCGCAGCGGCCTGCCCGGCCTACGCCATCTACGTAGAAGCCGCCGAGAACGACCCCCAGAACCCCGTGAGCGCAGGAGAGCGGTACGCCAGGGTCTACGAGATCAACATGCTGCGCTGCATCTTCTGCGGCTTGTGTGAGGAGGCCTGCCCCACCGGCGCGGTGGTGATGGGCTACGACTTCGAGATGGCCGACTACCGCTACTCCGACTTTGTTTACGGCAAGGAGGACATGCTGGTCGAAGTTGAGGGCACCAAGCCCCAGCGCCGCGAGGCGGCCTACACCGGCAAGCCGGTCAAGCGGGGTTACAGCGTGCCTTACGTGCGAGCCGAACTCGAGGGCTTCAAGCCGCCCAAGTAG
- a CDS encoding NADH-quinone oxidoreductase subunit C yields MQKLTELKKQAQANGWAIEEAHGNTWVVVPRGEFKALLAQLKSQGWNYLADVVGIDYLKYPQPKPERFCVVYELVSLPGYQGGDGSRVFIRVYVPEASPSLPSLTDLWMGADYLEREVFDLLGIRFEGHPDLRKILTPEDLEGHPLRKDFPLGETPTLFKEGRFIDPDAFRAGLSGDKSGMTGWRGGTRKGYQDVAAEVQKVVKGGN; encoded by the coding sequence ATGCAAAAGCTGACCGAGCTAAAAAAACAGGCTCAAGCCAACGGTTGGGCCATCGAGGAGGCCCACGGCAACACCTGGGTGGTGGTGCCCCGCGGCGAGTTCAAAGCCTTGTTGGCCCAGCTCAAAAGCCAGGGCTGGAACTACCTGGCCGACGTGGTGGGCATTGACTACCTGAAATACCCCCAACCCAAACCGGAACGTTTCTGCGTGGTCTACGAACTGGTCTCGCTGCCGGGCTACCAGGGGGGCGATGGCAGCCGGGTCTTTATCCGGGTGTATGTGCCTGAGGCCAGCCCCAGCCTGCCCAGCCTGACCGACCTGTGGATGGGGGCCGACTACCTCGAGCGCGAGGTGTTCGACCTGCTGGGCATCCGCTTCGAGGGCCACCCCGACCTGCGCAAAATCCTGACCCCCGAAGACCTGGAAGGCCACCCCCTGCGCAAGGACTTCCCCCTGGGCGAGACCCCTACGCTGTTCAAAGAGGGGCGCTTCATTGACCCCGACGCCTTCCGGGCTGGCCTGTCCGGCGATAAAAGCGGCATGACCGGCTGGCGGGGCGGTACCCGCAAGGGCTACCAGGACGTGGCCGCTGAGGTGCAGAAGGTTGTGAAGGGAGGCAACTGA
- the nuoK gene encoding NADH-quinone oxidoreductase subunit NuoK — protein sequence MIWLVASALLFSIGAYGALTRRTAILMFLSIELMLNAAALALISFSKLLGSLDAQVVVLFIIAIAAAEVAVGLGLIVAIFRRRETTGVDELRQLRG from the coding sequence ATGATCTGGCTCGTGGCTTCGGCCCTGCTGTTTTCGATTGGCGCTTACGGTGCCTTGACCCGGCGCACCGCCATCCTGATGTTTTTGTCCATCGAACTGATGCTCAACGCCGCTGCGCTCGCGCTCATCAGCTTCTCCAAGCTCCTGGGTAGCCTGGATGCCCAGGTGGTGGTGCTCTTCATCATCGCCATTGCCGCCGCCGAGGTAGCGGTAGGCCTCGGTCTGATTGTGGCCATCTTCCGTCGCCGCGAGACCACTGGCGTTGACGAGCTCAGGCAACTGAGGGGGTAA
- a CDS encoding NADH-quinone oxidoreductase subunit B family protein, producing MATIADLFTKDVQELENEGVLFTTLEKLIAWGRSNSLWPATFGLACCAIEMMASTDARNDLSRFGSEVFRASPRQADVMIVAGRLSKKMAPVMRRVYDQMPDPKWVISMGACASSGGMFNNYAIVQNVDSVVPVDVFVPGCPPRPEALIYAVMQLQKKIQGKARDDQGRKLPKVEAWKR from the coding sequence AGACCTATTCACAAAAGATGTGCAGGAGCTGGAAAACGAGGGGGTTTTGTTCACCACCCTCGAGAAGCTCATCGCCTGGGGGCGCTCGAATAGCCTGTGGCCGGCGACCTTTGGTCTGGCCTGCTGTGCCATCGAGATGATGGCCTCGACCGACGCCCGCAACGACCTATCTCGTTTTGGCTCCGAGGTCTTCCGGGCCTCACCCCGCCAGGCCGATGTGATGATTGTGGCCGGGCGGCTCTCCAAAAAAATGGCCCCGGTGATGCGTCGGGTCTACGATCAGATGCCCGACCCCAAATGGGTCATCTCGATGGGGGCCTGCGCCTCCTCGGGGGGGATGTTCAACAACTACGCCATCGTGCAGAACGTGGACAGCGTGGTGCCGGTGGATGTGTTTGTGCCGGGCTGCCCGCCCCGGCCCGAGGCCCTCATCTATGCGGTGATGCAGCTTCAGAAAAAAATCCAGGGTAAGGCCCGCGACGACCAGGGTCGCAAGCTGCCCAAGGTGGAGGCCTGGAAGCGCTAG
- the nuoF gene encoding NADH-quinone oxidoreductase subunit NuoF, which produces MTGPIVSGKDPRFEKTLYKHVGQPNSWTLSYYLAHGGYQAIRKAIAQGQDWVIEEVKKSGLRGRGGAGFPTGLKWSFMPKNTGKQHYIVCNADESEPGSFKDRYLMEDDPHQLIEGMMIAGVAIQASKGYIYIRGEYRRAYDRLIAAIREAYAAGYLGQNVMGTGFSFDLYVHRGAGAYICGEETALMNSLEGLRANPRMKPPFPAQAGLWGMPTTINNVESLCSAVHIVERGADWFASMGTEKSKGHKLFQVSGPFKRPGVYELPLGTTFRELLFDWAGGPTEPIQAIIPGGSSCPPLPWNDEILDTPMDYESISAKGSLLGTGGVIGIPASMSMVDAMWNVTRFYGHESCGKCTPCREGVSGWMVSLFEKIGTGQGQKGDVELLESMLDQIEGRSFCALADAACWPVRGSLKHFRHQFVEAVEQGKPVERLGSRWG; this is translated from the coding sequence ATGACCGGCCCCATCGTGAGCGGGAAAGACCCCCGTTTCGAGAAGACCCTTTACAAACACGTGGGCCAGCCCAACTCCTGGACGCTCAGCTATTACCTGGCCCACGGCGGCTATCAGGCCATCCGCAAGGCCATCGCCCAGGGCCAGGACTGGGTGATTGAGGAGGTCAAGAAGTCCGGCCTGCGCGGGCGCGGTGGCGCGGGCTTCCCCACCGGGCTCAAATGGAGCTTTATGCCCAAAAACACCGGCAAGCAGCACTACATCGTCTGCAACGCCGATGAGTCGGAGCCGGGCTCCTTCAAAGACCGCTACCTGATGGAAGACGACCCCCACCAGCTCATCGAGGGCATGATGATTGCGGGGGTGGCGATTCAGGCCAGCAAGGGCTACATCTACATCCGCGGCGAGTACCGCCGGGCCTACGACCGGCTTATCGCGGCGATTCGCGAGGCCTATGCGGCGGGTTACCTGGGCCAGAACGTAATGGGAACCGGCTTCAGCTTCGACCTGTACGTGCACCGGGGGGCTGGGGCCTACATCTGCGGCGAGGAGACCGCCCTGATGAACTCCCTCGAGGGCCTGCGGGCCAACCCCCGCATGAAGCCCCCTTTCCCGGCCCAGGCCGGCCTGTGGGGAATGCCCACCACCATCAACAACGTCGAGTCGCTCTGCTCGGCGGTGCACATCGTCGAGCGCGGGGCCGACTGGTTCGCCAGCATGGGCACCGAAAAGTCCAAGGGCCACAAGCTCTTCCAGGTCTCGGGTCCCTTCAAACGTCCCGGCGTGTACGAGCTACCCCTGGGCACCACCTTCCGCGAACTGCTCTTCGACTGGGCTGGGGGCCCCACCGAGCCCATCCAGGCCATTATTCCGGGGGGCTCTTCCTGCCCGCCTTTGCCCTGGAACGACGAAATCCTCGATACCCCCATGGACTACGAGTCCATCAGCGCTAAAGGCTCGCTGCTGGGCACCGGGGGGGTGATCGGCATTCCGGCCAGCATGAGCATGGTGGATGCTATGTGGAACGTGACCCGCTTCTACGGCCACGAGTCCTGCGGCAAGTGCACCCCCTGTCGCGAGGGGGTCTCGGGGTGGATGGTGAGCCTGTTCGAGAAAATTGGAACCGGACAGGGTCAGAAAGGCGATGTGGAGCTTTTGGAGAGCATGCTCGACCAGATCGAGGGCCGCAGCTTCTGCGCGCTGGCCGATGCAGCCTGCTGGCCGGTGCGCGGCAGCCTCAAGCACTTCCGCCATCAGTTCGTGGAGGCTGTGGAACAGGGCAAACCGGTGGAGCGCCTGGGAAGCCGCTGGGGGTGA
- the nuoE gene encoding NAD(P)H-dependent oxidoreductase subunit E: MGFFDDKQDWLSEVFAQYPDRRAALMPMLRRVQQDEGWISPERQEEIARILGTTPTEVAGVMSFYSYYQALPTGKYHLQVCATLSCAIGGADELWDELVQELGILRGEVTPDGLFSIQKVECLGSCHTAPVIQVNDEPYVECVTKARLRALLQGLREGKKLEEIVLPGKVGHEVHVRGEEVGA, encoded by the coding sequence ATGGGATTTTTCGACGATAAGCAAGACTGGTTAAGCGAGGTATTCGCGCAGTATCCCGACCGGCGGGCGGCCCTTATGCCCATGCTCCGGCGGGTACAACAGGACGAGGGCTGGATCTCCCCCGAACGCCAGGAGGAGATCGCCCGAATCCTAGGTACGACACCGACCGAGGTGGCCGGGGTGATGAGCTTTTACAGTTACTACCAGGCCCTGCCCACCGGCAAGTACCACCTGCAGGTGTGCGCTACCCTGAGCTGCGCCATTGGCGGGGCCGACGAGCTGTGGGACGAGCTGGTGCAGGAGCTGGGCATCCTGCGCGGGGAGGTGACCCCCGACGGGCTCTTCAGCATTCAGAAGGTGGAGTGCCTGGGCTCCTGCCACACCGCGCCGGTGATCCAGGTCAACGACGAGCCCTACGTGGAGTGCGTGACCAAGGCCCGGCTGCGAGCGCTCCTGCAGGGCTTGCGGGAAGGGAAGAAGCTCGAGGAAATCGTGTTGCCCGGCAAGGTGGGGCACGAGGTACACGTGCGTGGGGAGGAGGTGGGCGCATGA
- a CDS encoding molybdopterin-dependent oxidoreductase, giving the protein MAKVTINDRTIEVPNGTSVMDAIFHAGYDVPLFCAEKHLSPIGACRMCLVKTGSPRKGPDGNFIMEDGQPKIFWMPKLAAACITAVTDGMVVDTLSDEVKHAQSGMVELTLLNHPLDCPTCDKGGACELQDRSYEYGLVEKFYQPDPMELPMYTRFEMTRRHVDKHHPLSPFIVLDRERCIHCKRCVRYFEEIPGDEVLDFIERGVHTFINSEDDGLPSNFTGNIVDICPVGALLDQTARFRARNWEYDATETTSMDDACGAAITVDTRSGLLERIRAAERREVNEVWISDAARFGHEWVNENRVRSPLVRKDGKLVETTWEEALEAIRKGLSGVAKSDIGVYLAGSSTLEEGLAALELAQALGTPHRDFQGRTAYPVTGFTPASFDELLDAEFVLVLGEPTEEAPTLHLRLSEYSRGLKPAGKLNHGTPFADLNIKERMPRLTHKLALFSAYPSNTAKWAGASGVHAPGAEAALLAALLNQGEAPAGLAEAVAWVRERLAKSQRVVLVLGAGVLNRPEAAIKAKQLAERTGAKVMCMTPAANARGLEALGFFPGKGGAGWIEAGPKAVYYAYLPTLAQLKAASFRILHLSHRHPLAEQYADVILPNQTPYEKRGHTLNLEGRVLPLEPAAINNGEADGAVAALAVLAEALGVSTPVRLVRQATRLLVEKHKLPAALERWLPKGTGWAASESDTTQGTLYLRPTMWRREQMVGAVTRAVEVRLEMSPATARAQGLADGYQVELELPGGRERLEVKTVAGLPDGVMYMPALGAWAGRSVEAKILVGGAA; this is encoded by the coding sequence ATGGCCAAGGTAACCATTAACGACAGAACCATAGAGGTACCGAACGGCACCTCGGTGATGGATGCCATCTTCCACGCTGGCTACGACGTGCCCTTGTTCTGTGCCGAAAAGCACCTCTCGCCCATTGGGGCCTGCCGGATGTGCCTGGTTAAGACCGGCAGCCCGCGCAAAGGGCCGGACGGCAACTTCATCATGGAGGATGGGCAGCCCAAAATTTTCTGGATGCCCAAGCTGGCGGCGGCCTGCATCACCGCGGTAACCGACGGGATGGTGGTGGACACCCTCTCCGATGAGGTGAAGCACGCCCAGTCGGGGATGGTGGAGCTGACCCTGCTCAACCACCCGCTCGACTGCCCCACCTGCGACAAGGGCGGGGCCTGCGAGCTGCAGGATCGCAGCTATGAGTACGGCCTGGTGGAGAAGTTCTACCAGCCCGACCCCATGGAGCTGCCCATGTACACCCGCTTCGAGATGACCCGGCGGCACGTGGACAAGCACCATCCGCTCTCGCCCTTCATCGTGCTCGACCGCGAGCGCTGCATCCACTGCAAGCGCTGCGTGCGCTACTTCGAGGAGATTCCGGGCGACGAGGTGCTCGACTTTATCGAGCGGGGGGTGCACACCTTTATCAACAGCGAGGACGACGGTCTGCCCTCCAACTTCACCGGCAACATCGTGGACATCTGCCCGGTGGGGGCTCTGCTCGACCAGACCGCGCGCTTCCGGGCCCGCAACTGGGAGTACGACGCCACCGAGACCACCTCGATGGACGACGCCTGTGGAGCGGCCATTACCGTGGACACCCGGAGCGGGCTGCTCGAGCGCATCCGGGCCGCCGAGCGCCGCGAGGTGAACGAGGTCTGGATCTCCGACGCGGCCCGCTTCGGCCACGAATGGGTGAACGAAAACCGCGTGCGTTCGCCGCTGGTTCGCAAGGACGGAAAGCTGGTAGAGACCACCTGGGAGGAGGCCCTCGAGGCCATCCGCAAGGGCTTGAGCGGCGTGGCCAAATCGGACATCGGCGTGTATCTGGCGGGCAGCAGCACCCTCGAGGAGGGTCTGGCGGCCCTCGAGCTTGCCCAGGCCCTGGGTACGCCGCACCGCGACTTCCAGGGCCGCACCGCCTACCCGGTAACCGGCTTTACCCCGGCCAGCTTCGATGAGCTGCTGGACGCCGAGTTTGTGCTGGTGCTGGGCGAGCCCACCGAGGAGGCCCCCACCCTGCACCTCAGGCTCTCGGAGTACAGCCGCGGCCTCAAACCAGCCGGCAAACTGAACCACGGCACCCCCTTCGCCGACCTCAACATCAAGGAGCGGATGCCCCGCCTGACCCACAAGCTGGCCCTCTTCAGCGCCTACCCCAGCAACACCGCCAAGTGGGCTGGGGCCAGCGGCGTGCATGCACCGGGGGCCGAGGCGGCCCTGCTGGCGGCCCTGCTGAATCAGGGCGAAGCTCCGGCGGGCCTGGCCGAGGCGGTGGCCTGGGTCAGGGAGCGTCTGGCGAAGAGCCAGCGGGTGGTGCTGGTGCTGGGGGCCGGGGTGCTCAACCGGCCCGAGGCGGCCATCAAGGCCAAGCAACTCGCCGAACGCACCGGCGCCAAGGTGATGTGCATGACCCCGGCGGCCAACGCGCGGGGTCTGGAGGCGCTGGGCTTCTTCCCCGGCAAGGGCGGCGCGGGCTGGATCGAGGCCGGCCCCAAAGCGGTCTACTACGCCTACCTGCCCACCCTGGCCCAGCTCAAAGCGGCTTCCTTTCGCATCCTGCACCTCTCGCACCGGCACCCGCTGGCCGAGCAGTACGCCGATGTAATCCTGCCCAACCAGACCCCATACGAAAAGCGCGGCCATACCCTGAACCTCGAGGGCCGGGTGCTGCCTTTGGAGCCCGCGGCCATCAACAACGGCGAAGCCGACGGGGCGGTGGCGGCGCTGGCGGTGCTGGCCGAGGCTCTGGGGGTCAGTACCCCGGTTCGGCTGGTGCGCCAGGCCACCCGCCTGTTGGTCGAAAAGCACAAACTGCCGGCGGCGCTCGAGCGCTGGCTACCCAAAGGTACCGGCTGGGCGGCCTCGGAGTCCGATACTACCCAGGGAACCCTCTACCTGCGCCCGACCATGTGGCGGCGTGAGCAGATGGTGGGGGCGGTGACCAGAGCGGTGGAGGTCAGGCTGGAGATGAGCCCGGCTACGGCCCGCGCACAGGGCCTGGCCGACGGCTATCAGGTAGAACTCGAGCTGCCCGGTGGACGGGAGCGCCTCGAGGTCAAGACTGTGGCGGGGCTGCCCGATGGCGTGATGTACATGCCGGCGCTGGGGGCCTGGGCGGGCCGCAGCGTGGAGGCCAAAATTCTGGTAGGAGGTGCCGCATGA
- the nuoD gene encoding NADH dehydrogenase (quinone) subunit D yields the protein MVRDPQKLHSPSVEAYDIADAPELKSEVMTLNVGPQHPSTHGVLRVVVDLSGEQILRLTPHIGYLHTGFEKNMEYRTYTQCITYTPRMDYLHSFSHDLAYALSVEKLVGAQVPPRAQAIRVMLNELSRIASHLVFLGTGLLDFGALTPFFYAFREREAVLDLFEWVSGQRFHHNYIRIGGLKEDLPPEFLGEVKKFIAQMPARIDEYEALFRESPIFYERARGVSVIPAEAAINLSLTGGSLRASGVNYDVRKAYPYAGYETYDFDVPVLTGGDIFDRMVIRILEMRESVKIIRQAVERLEALGPGPIRDPNPQISLPPRHLLETSMEAVIYHFKLVTEGFHPALGEVYVPTESARGELGYYIVSDGGSMPYRVKVRSPSFVNLQSLPYACKGVQMADMVAVIASLDPVMGDVDR from the coding sequence ATGGTGCGCGACCCGCAAAAGCTACACAGCCCCTCGGTGGAGGCCTACGACATCGCCGATGCGCCGGAGCTGAAGTCCGAGGTCATGACCCTCAACGTGGGGCCCCAGCACCCCTCGACCCACGGGGTGCTGCGGGTGGTGGTGGATCTTTCGGGGGAGCAGATTCTGCGCCTGACCCCCCATATCGGCTACCTCCATACCGGCTTCGAGAAGAACATGGAGTACCGCACCTACACCCAGTGCATCACCTACACCCCCCGCATGGACTACCTGCACAGCTTCAGCCACGACCTGGCCTATGCCCTGAGCGTGGAAAAGCTGGTGGGGGCGCAGGTTCCCCCCAGGGCCCAGGCTATCCGGGTGATGCTCAACGAGCTGTCCCGCATCGCCTCGCACCTGGTCTTCCTGGGGACGGGCTTGCTGGACTTTGGCGCGCTGACGCCGTTCTTCTACGCCTTCCGCGAGCGTGAGGCGGTGCTCGACCTCTTCGAGTGGGTTTCGGGGCAGCGCTTCCACCACAACTACATCCGGATTGGCGGCCTCAAGGAAGACCTGCCGCCGGAGTTTTTGGGCGAGGTGAAGAAGTTTATCGCGCAGATGCCGGCCCGGATTGACGAGTACGAGGCTTTGTTCCGGGAAAGCCCCATCTTCTACGAGCGGGCTCGAGGTGTCTCGGTGATACCGGCCGAGGCCGCCATCAACCTTTCCCTCACCGGCGGTAGCCTGCGGGCCTCGGGGGTCAACTACGACGTGCGCAAGGCCTACCCCTACGCGGGCTACGAGACCTACGACTTCGACGTACCGGTGCTGACGGGGGGCGACATCTTCGACCGGATGGTGATCCGCATCCTGGAGATGCGCGAGTCGGTCAAGATTATCCGGCAGGCCGTAGAGCGGCTCGAGGCCCTAGGGCCGGGCCCCATCCGCGACCCCAACCCGCAGATCTCGCTGCCGCCGCGCCACCTGCTGGAAACCTCGATGGAGGCGGTAATCTACCACTTCAAACTGGTCACCGAGGGCTTCCACCCGGCCCTGGGTGAGGTCTACGTGCCCACCGAGAGCGCCCGTGGTGAGCTGGGTTACTACATCGTTTCCGACGGGGGTTCCATGCCCTACCGGGTCAAGGTACGTTCGCCCAGCTTCGTAAACCTGCAAAGCCTGCCCTATGCCTGCAAGGGCGTTCAGATGGCAGATATGGTTGCGGTAATCGCTTCTCTGGACCCGGTAATGGGGGATGTGGATCGGTGA
- a CDS encoding NADH-quinone oxidoreductase subunit J, translated as MGLWEILALLLLVGSGLAVVRLQNAVHAALALIANFLVVAGVYVALEARFVAMIQIIVYAGAIVVLFLFVIMLLSAASANVGQDLLPRLSWVAALGALGLAGVLTYTVTRFQPPADVPALGGGLPQALGPLLYDPEKWLYALLAVGFLLLVATVAAVVLIEPERIVSATSHPAHPRQDQKPSPTVGQQNDEKAVVKR; from the coding sequence ATCGGATTATGGGAAATTCTTGCGCTACTGCTCCTGGTCGGTAGTGGCCTGGCCGTGGTGCGGCTACAAAACGCGGTTCACGCAGCCCTGGCGCTGATTGCCAACTTCCTGGTGGTGGCCGGTGTGTACGTGGCGCTCGAGGCCCGCTTTGTGGCCATGATCCAGATTATCGTCTACGCCGGGGCCATCGTGGTGCTCTTTTTGTTCGTTATCATGCTGCTCTCGGCGGCCAGCGCCAACGTGGGCCAGGATCTGCTGCCCCGGCTCTCCTGGGTGGCTGCGCTCGGGGCTCTGGGTCTGGCCGGCGTACTCACCTATACCGTAACCCGCTTTCAGCCGCCCGCCGATGTACCGGCCCTGGGGGGTGGCCTGCCCCAGGCCCTGGGGCCCCTGCTCTACGACCCGGAGAAATGGCTCTACGCCCTGCTGGCCGTGGGCTTCTTGCTGTTGGTGGCTACGGTGGCAGCGGTGGTGCTCATCGAGCCGGAGCGGATTGTTTCGGCGACCAGCCACCCGGCCCATCCCCGGCAGGATCAAAAGCCCAGCCCTACCGTCGGGCAGCAAAACGACGAGAAGGCGGTGGTCAAGCGATGA
- the nuoH gene encoding NADH-quinone oxidoreductase subunit NuoH — MVGLKAFLVIFGLLTAFAYMTLIERRLLARIQIRQGPNRVGPDGLLQPLADAIKSIFKEDLVVARADKVVFVLAPMISVTFAVLTFGLIPFGPKDAFFGYDPWVIDLDVGILYVFAVSEIAIYGIFLAGWASNSKYSLLGSLRSSASLISYELALGISLLAPVLLVGSLNLREIVEWQHQNGWLVLYALPAFAIFLLTSMAEAARTPFDLPEAEQELVGGYNTEYSSIKWALFQMAEYIHLITASALIPTLFLGGWRMPGFMEQIPLIGGLFALPYLWMFVKIALFLFFFIWVRGTLFRLRYDQLMVFSWGRLFPLALAWFLLSAMVVAFKWPVAVLGWLSLLSLVVFSAYVILTAKPKPRALPRMGAGD, encoded by the coding sequence ATGGTGGGCCTCAAGGCCTTTCTGGTCATCTTTGGCCTGCTGACCGCCTTTGCCTACATGACCCTGATCGAGCGGCGCCTGCTGGCCCGCATCCAGATCCGCCAGGGGCCCAACCGGGTGGGGCCCGATGGCCTGCTGCAACCCCTGGCCGACGCCATCAAGTCCATCTTCAAAGAAGACCTGGTGGTTGCCAGGGCCGACAAAGTGGTCTTCGTGCTGGCCCCTATGATCTCCGTCACCTTTGCGGTGCTCACCTTTGGCCTGATCCCTTTTGGCCCCAAGGACGCCTTCTTTGGCTACGACCCCTGGGTGATCGACCTGGACGTGGGCATCCTGTACGTGTTCGCGGTTTCGGAGATCGCCATCTACGGCATCTTTTTGGCGGGCTGGGCCTCCAACTCCAAGTACTCCCTGCTGGGTTCGCTGCGCTCCTCGGCCTCGCTCATCTCCTACGAGCTGGCCCTGGGCATCAGCCTCCTGGCCCCGGTCTTGCTGGTGGGCTCCCTGAACCTGCGGGAGATTGTCGAGTGGCAGCACCAAAATGGCTGGTTGGTGCTGTATGCGCTCCCGGCTTTCGCCATCTTCCTCCTCACCAGCATGGCCGAAGCGGCCCGCACCCCCTTCGACCTGCCCGAGGCCGAACAGGAGCTGGTGGGGGGCTACAACACTGAGTACAGCTCCATCAAATGGGCCCTGTTCCAGATGGCCGAGTACATCCACCTGATTACCGCCTCGGCCCTGATTCCCACGCTCTTCCTGGGCGGCTGGCGGATGCCCGGCTTCATGGAGCAGATTCCCCTCATCGGCGGCCTGTTCGCCCTGCCCTACCTCTGGATGTTCGTCAAAATCGCGCTGTTCCTGTTCTTCTTCATCTGGGTGCGGGGGACTCTTTTCCGCTTGCGCTACGACCAGCTCATGGTCTTTAGCTGGGGTCGTCTCTTCCCGCTGGCCCTGGCCTGGTTTCTGCTGTCGGCAATGGTGGTGGCCTTCAAGTGGCCGGTTGCGGTGCTGGGCTGGCTCTCCTTGCTCAGCCTGGTGGTCTTCTCGGCCTATGTGATTCTCACGGCTAAGCCCAAGCCCCGGGCCCTGCCGCGCATGGGCGCGGGTGACTAG